The Pseudophryne corroboree isolate aPseCor3 chromosome 3 unlocalized genomic scaffold, aPseCor3.hap2 SUPER_3_unloc_41, whole genome shotgun sequence DNA segment gttcaaaccaatgtgattttagaaaatccaacagcacgttgagatcccaaggtgccactggaggcacaaaagagggctgaatatgcagcactccctttacaaatgtctgaacttcaggcagtgaagccagttctttctggaagaaaatcgacagagccgaaatctggaccttaatggaacccaattttaagcctatagtcactcctgactgtaggaagtgcagaaatcgacccagctgaaattcttctgttggggcctacctggcctcacaccacgcaacatattttcgccaaatgcggtgataatggtttgcggttacttctttcctagctttaatcagcgtaggaatgacttcctccggaatgcccttttccttcagaatccggcattcaaccgccatgccgtcaaacgcagcaagtcttggaacagacaggggccctgctgcagcagatcctgtctgagcggtagatgccatgggtcctctgagatcatttcttgaagttctgggcaccaagttcttcttggccaatccggaacaatgagtatagttcttactcctcttttccttattatcctcagtaccttgagtatgagaggaagaggagggaacacataaaccaactggtacacccacggtgtcactagagcgtccacagctattgcctgagggtctctcgacctggcgcaatatctttctagctttttgtttaggcaggacatcatcatgtccacctgtggcctttcccaacggtttacaatcagttggaagacttctggatgaagtccccactctcccgggtgtaggtcgtgtctcctgagaaagtctgcctcccagttgtccactcccggaatgaacactgctgacagtgctaacacgtaatTTTCcggccatcggagaatccttgtggcttctgccatcgccatcctgcttcttgtgccaccctgtcggtttacatgggcgactgccgtgatgttgtctgattggatcagtacccgctggttttgaagcagggctcttgcctgacttagggcattgtaaatggccctcagttccagaatatttatgtgtagggaagtctcctgacttgaccaaagtccttggaagtttcttccctgtgtgactgccccccagcctcgaaagctggcatccgtagtcaacaggacccagtcctgtatgccgaatctgtggccctcttggagatgagcactctgcagccaccacagcaaagacaccctggtccttggagacagggttatcagccgatgcatctgaagatgcgatccggaccacttgtccaacaggtcccactgaaaagttcttgcgtggaacctgccgaatggaattgcttcgtaagaaactcccatctttcccaggactcgcgtgcagtgatgcactgagacctgtttcgatttcaggaggcctctgactagagatgacagctccttggctttctcctccgggagaaacacttttttctggtctgtgtccaaaaccatccccaggaacagtagacgcgtcgtagggaccagctgtgactttggaatatttagaatccaaccgtgctgttgtagcacttcctgagatagtgctaccccgaccaacaactgctctctggatctcgcctttattaggagaacgtccaagtatgggataattaaaactccctttttttgaaggagtatcataatttcggccattaccttggtaaatatcctcagtgccgtggacagcccgaacggcaacgtctggaattggtaatgacaatcctgtaccacaaatctgaggtactcctggtgaggatggtaaatggggacatgcaggtaagcatcctagatgtccagcgataccatgtaatccccctcgtccaggcttgcaataaccgccctgagcgattccatcttgaacttgaatttttttatatatgtgttcaaggatttcaaatttaaaatgggtctcaccgaaccgtccggtttcggtaccacaaacattgtggaatagtaaccccgtccttgctgaaggaggggcaccttgactatcacctgctgggaatacagcttgtgaattgcctctagcacagcctccctgcctgagggagttgttggcaaggcagatttgaggaaacggcagggggggggggggggggggggagacgtttcgaattccagcttgtacccgtgagatactacttgtagaatccagggatccacctgtgagcgagcccactgattgctgaaatttttgagccggCCCCGCACCGTACCtatctctgcctgtggagccccaccgtcatgtggTGGTTttggaggaagcgggagaggacttttgttcctgggaactggctgtatgctgcagctttttccccctacctctgggcagaaaggaagctccttttccccgcttgctcttctggggccgaaaggactgcgcctgataatatggtgctttctttggctgtgagtgaatatggggtaaaaatgctgacttcccagctgttgctgtggaaactaggtccgagagaccgtccccaaataactcatcacccttgtaaggcaatacttccttgtgccttttagaatctgcatcccctgtccactgccgagtccataaccctctcctggcagaaatggacattgcacttattttagatgccagccagcaaatatccctctgtgcatctctcatgtataagactgcgtcttttatatgctctacggttagcaatatggtgtccctgtcaagggtgtcaatattttccatagggaatctgaccacgcagctgcagcactgcacatccatgcagaagcaatagctggtctcagtataatagctgagtgtgtatatacagacttcaggacagcctcctgcttcctatcagcaggttcctttagggcggtcgtatccggagacggtagtgccaccttctttgacaagcgtgtgagcgctttatccaccctagggggtgtttcacaacgtgacctatcctctggcgggaaagggtacgccattagtaatattttagaaattaccagtttcttatcaggggaagcccacgcttcttcacacacttcatttaattcatcagaaggggaaaaaaccactggtagctttttctccccaaacataataccctttttagtggtacctggggtaagatcagaaatgtgcaacacatttttcattgcctcaatcatgtaacgagtggccctattggacattagattagtctcatcgtcgtcgacactggtatcagtatccgtgtcgacatctgtgtctgccatctgaggtagcgggcgttttagagcccctgatggcctttgagacgcctgggcaggcacgagctgagaagccggctgtcccgcatttggcatgtcgtcaaattttataTGTAAggcgttgacactttcacgtaattccttccacaaatccatccactcaggtgtctgccccgcagggggtgacatcacatttataggcatctgctccgcctccacataagcctcctcgtcaaacatgtcgacacagccgtaccgacacaccgcacacacagggaatgctctgaggacaggaccccacaaatgactctggggagacagagagagtatgccaacacacaccagagcgctatacaatacagggactaacaattatatccccttatagctgctatatagttatactgcgcctaaatttagtgccccccctctcttttttttacccttatgtagttgTAACTgcgggggagagcctgggagcgatccttccagcagagctgtgagggagaaatggctccagtgtgctgagggagatagccccacccctttttcggcggacttctccaacTTTTTCTGTaaccctggcaggggtatttttacacctatatagcctctgggactatatatggtgtagatttgccagtcaAGGTGTCTAATATtgacctcagggcgccccccccggcgccatgcacccatcagtgaacagagtgtgaggtgtgcatgaggagcaatggcgcacagctgcagtgctgtgcgctaccttgaagaAGTCTTCTGCCCCGATTTTccagactcttcttgcttctggctctgtaagggggacggcggcgcggctccgggaccgaacgatcgaggtcgggtcctgtgttcgatccctctagagctaatggtgtccagtagcctaagaagcccaagctagctgcaagcaggtaggttcgcttctttccCCTTAgttcctcgtagcagtgagtctgttgccagcaggtctcactgtaaaataaaaaaactaaaatatactttctttctaggagctcaggagagcccctagtgtgcatccagctcagccgggcacaagattctaacagaggtctggaggagggtcatagtgggaggagccagtgcacactaggtagtcctaaagctttctgtagttgtgcccagtctcctgcggagccgctattccccatggtccttacagagttcccagtatccactaggacgtcagagaaagtatatattgctggccagggcgccctgcacccatcagtgcctgccttgTGTGTAACatgcgggagcaatggcacgcagcgttaccgctgcgcgcttacctcagtgaagctcagaAGTCTTCtgacgcctgagacgtcttcttttttcttatactcacccggcttctatcttccggctctgcgaggacggcggcgcggctctgagacgaacggcagggggagacctgcgttccgatccctctggagctaatggtgtccagtagcctaagaagcagagcctatcatttaagtaggtctgtttctctctcctcagtcccacgatgcagggagcctgttgccagcagtgctccctgaaaataaaaaacctaacaaaattcttttatcagagaaactcagtggagctcctgtaatgcacccattctcctctgggcacagaatctacctgaggtctggaggaggggcatagagggaggagccagtgcacacccatactaaaagttctttagggtgcacatatctcctgcggagcccgtctataccccatggtccttacagagtccccagcatcctctaggacgtaagagaaataaaagctaTACAtctataattagatgcaaacaaaagcttttattatgaaatcatacaggggagtatctgcaccatatagatgtaacatacaacaaaccactgcagatggaacccgggtgactaatgcacatgataatgtacagggtatatatggacaggatcttgtatcagaaaacactcaacactccttatcaagatgagtgtctgcaacaagttaggcaaactagaagtgacaacacgttccaatggccgccatactgtcatgcagcaatacagattgtggaaactggcattagacattcacatttacacaaagcacaagatacaaaataaacagcagaaaaaagacctaagcatttggaatGTTTTATTTAGGAactaaatagaggtacattaatgaaaagcgtgagtaacagtcatcagtctgcttgtgaaggtctctagattggaggcctcttggactgtgcaaggcagtgagttccatggtcagggctgcaaagctaaacgttcaacccttaaatgaatgacagaggattcttggtactgctggtaacagtccttcatctttaGAAGTAAGCAAgcggggcagtaaggaggcagaagctgcttctagtaccttggaccatgtaatgctgGGCTGGCATCATcaacccctggcgctcagctagacaaccatttaggattggtattaggttctcagtacatggagcaaaaagcaggtcatctgcatagcagtggtagaccaggccatgatgtctgattatataacccatggtagcatgtatattttataaagcataggagataggattgacccttgaggaacatgcacgacagtgataattatactccagaagatttaaatggttccgtgcttgggtaatgtctaatatgttcaacaagagcagatTTATTTATCTCTCAGCATGAAAATGGATTCTCACttgtgaaatcgctgatgtttaacaagaactgatttccatgcaaaacatttcccacactcagaacaggagtacggcttctcacctgtgtgacttctgtgatgtgtaacaagatctgatttctgtgcaaaacatttcccacactcagaacaggaatacggcttctcacctgtgtgacttctctgatgtgtaacaagatatgatttcgatgcaaaacatttcccacactcagaacaggaatatggcttctcacctgtgtgacttttctgatgtgtaacaagatatgatttcgatgcaaaacatttcccacactgagaacaggaatatggcttctcacctgtgtgattcctctgatgtgtaacaagatttgatttcaatgcaaaacatttcccacactcagaacagaagtacggcttctcacctgtgtgacttttctgatgtggaacaagatgtgatttctgtgtgaaacatttcccacactcagaacaggaatatggcttctcacctgtgtgacttctctgatgtgtaacaagatctgatttacgtggaaaacatttcccacactcagcacaggtatatggcttctcacctgtgtgacttttctgatgtataacaagacctgatttcaatgcaaaacatttcccacactcagcacaggaatatggcttctcacctgtgtgacttctctgatgtataacaagatgtgatttcgatgcaaaacatttcccacactcagaacaggaatatggctcctcacctgtgtgactcttctgatgtgtaacaagatttgatttatatgcaaaacatttcccacactcagaacaggaatatggctcctcacctgtgtgactcttctgatgtgtaacaagatatgatttcgatgcaaaacatttcccacactcagaacaggaatatggcttctcacctctgtgacttttctgatgtataacaagatatgatttcgatgcaaaacatttcccacactgagaacaggaatatggcttctcacctgtgtgattcctctgatgtgtaacaagatttgatttcgatgcaaaacatttcccacactcagaacagaagtacggcttctcacctgtgtgacttctctgatgtttaacaagatttgatttccatgcaaaacatttcccacactcagaacaggaatatggcttctcacctgtgtgacttctctgatgtgtaacaagttctgatttccgtggaaaacatttcctacactcagaacaggaatatgacttttcacctgtgtgacttctctgatgtgtaacaagagctgatttgtgtgtaaaacatttcccacactcagaacatggaaatggcctctcacctgccttagctggctgatgggtaatacgctttgtgttctgtgtaaaacatttggcatctatagaacagggaaacactgtatctactctcagagctgtaacagatgcaccaatatcagagtgatcaggagaatatttcccaggatcagggggatcagctgatagagctggatgtttaattgcggtaatggggttagctcctggagaatcctgtctactgtcatcttttatgtcacaatccggggataacattagatgtccttctgtgatattcctccttgtgtgtccatctgctggaaataaaatacattaaaatataaaatgacccagggtgttacagattacaatatataattctataactgacatttttttacctgtaatcattaaaaaacaaaaaagctaggatgcttagactggaccttgatcatgtgggattactagaggtgacacagacgcttgtgtgggattactagaggtgacacggacgcttgtgtgggataactagaggtgacatggacgctcacgtgggattactagaggtgacatggacgctcacgtgggattactagaggtgacacggacgctcatgtgggattactagaggtgacgcttctctgaatctacctcctcttcgctacctctttcagttggagtaccgcaaggctcagtcttgggtcctctgcttttctctatctatacctcatctcttggcaaactaatcagctcttttggttttcagtatcatctgtacgcagatgatactcaaatctacctatcctcccctgacttgtccctatctgtactggaccgtgtcactgaatgcctttctgacatctcatcctggatgacatctcgccacctcaaacttaatatttcaaagacagagttaattatatttccaccggccaatagtaggtaccaacctgatatctctatcactgttgaaaacttgactatctaccctaccccacaagctcgctgcctaggtgtcatccttgactctgatctgtcctttgttccccacattcaatctgtctcaagatcatgttacatgcatctaaaaaacatatccaaaatacgaccataccttacacaagacactgctaaaactctaatccacgctctcattatctcccgcattgattattgcaatagtctcctaactggtcttcccaaaacaagactctcaccactacaatccattctgaatacagcggcgaggcttatcttcctcgctagacgttcatcgtctgcagatccactctgtcagtccctccattggttacctgtactctaccacattcaatataaaaataagaatttactcaccggtaattctatttctcgtagtccgtagtggatgctggggactccgtcaggaccatggggatagcgactccgcaggagacagggcacaaaaattaaaagtttgaccactaggtggtgtgcactggctcctccccctatgaccctcctccaagcctcagttaggatactgtgcccggacgagcgtacacaataaggaaggattttgaatcccgggtaagactcataccagccacaccaatcacactgtacaacttgtgatctgaacccagttaacagcatgataacagaggagcctctgaaaagatggctcacaacaataataacccgatttttgtaacaataactatgtacaagtattgcaggcaatccgcacttgggatgggtgcccagcatccactacggactatgagaaatagaattaccggtgagtaaattcttattttctctgatgtcctaagtggatgctggggactccgtcaggaccatggggattataccaaagctcccaaacgggcgggagagtgcggatgactctgcagcaccgaatgagagaactccacgtcctccttagccagggtatcaaatttgtagaattttacaaacgtgttctcccctgaccacgtagctgctcggcagagttgtaatgccgagacccctcgggcagccgcccaagatgagcccaccttccttgtggagtgggcatttacagatttaggctgtggcaggcctgccacagaatgcgcaagttgaattgtgctacaaatccaacgagcaatcgtctgcttagacgcaggagcacccagcttgttgggtgcacacagta contains these protein-coding regions:
- the LOC134984242 gene encoding zinc finger protein 585A-like; translated protein: MMENHRPLTSLDGPSNRDTPERCPHPLYSQNCTEENHRIPQEDQVERLYDIKIEDTEGDEETYVTDIKAEDTEGDEETYVTDIKAEDIEGEEETYVTDMKAEDIEGEEETYVTDIKAEDIEGEEETYVTDMKAEDIEGEEETYVIDIKAEDIEGEEETHVTDIKAEDIEGEEETYVTDMKAEDIEGEEETYVTDIKAEDIEGEEETYVRGDQQRKEEEIPTDISTADGHTRRNITEGHLMLSPDCDIKDDSRQDSPGANPITAIKHPALSADPPDPGKYSPDHSDIGASVTALRVDTVFPCSIDAKCFTQNTKRITHQPAKAGERPFPCSECGKCFTHKSALVTHQRSHTGEKSYSCSECRKCFPRKSELVTHQRSHTGEKPYSCSECGKCFAWKSNLVKHQRSHTGEKPYFCSECGKCFASKSNLVTHQRNHTGEKPYSCSQCGKCFASKSYLVIHQKSHRGEKPYSCSECGKCFASKSYLVTHQKSHTGEEPYSCSECGKCFAYKSNLVTHQKSHTGEEPYSCSECGKCFASKSHLVIHQRSHTGEKPYSCAECGKCFALKSGLVIHQKSHTGEKPYTCAECGKCFPRKSDLVTHQRSHTGEKPYSCSECGKCFTQKSHLVPHQKSHTGEKPYFCSECGKCFALKSNLVTHQRNHTGEKPYSCSQCGKCFASKSYLVTHQKSHTGEKPYSCSECGKCFASKSYLVTHQRSHTGEKPYSCSECGKCFAQKSDLVTHHRSHTGEKPYSCSEYTKCFTQKTKLITHQAAKAGERPFPCSECGKCFARKSHLVIHQRSHTGERPYSCSECGKCFSQKSHLVLHQRSHTGERPFSCSECGKCFSQKSHLVLHRRSHTGEKPFSCSECGKCFSQKSPLVTHQRSHTGEKPFSCSECGKCVRWKSQLVTHYRSHTGENIFPCSECGKCFSQKSHLVLHQRSHTGERPFTCSECGKCFPQKSHLVLHQRSHTGEKPFSCSECGKCVRWKSQLVTHYRSHTCENIFPCSECGKCSAHKSDLRNHERSHTGEKPFL